From the Candidatus Eremiobacterota bacterium genome, the window GGGGGCCCGGTGATGCGGTACCTGTCCACCCGATAATCCAGAACATCAAGAGAGAGGCAAAGGTGCTGAAAGCAGCAACGATCTGGCTGTCGGTGAGTGATGATATCCACATGCCTATTGAAATGGCAGCAATGCTCATCAGCACAATGCCCAGGTAACCCGTGATGACGGAGCTCCAGTCCATGTTCTGCACGTATTTGAACAAGGTGAGAGGGAAGGTGGCGGTGAGGAGGCCGCCAAGGAGCACTACTGCCGCGCAGCTGAAGAGCTTCCCGAAAATGAGCTGGGTCTCCGTGAGGGGGTAGGTGAAGAGAAGCTCAAGGGTGCCGAGCTTTTTCTCCTCCGAAAAGAGGCGCATGGTGAAAAGGGGCGTGAAAAAGAGCATCAGAAAGGCTGTGTTGTTGAGAAGGGGCACGACGATCTGGTCGTTGATGAGAAGCGACTTTGCATACATAGGATTCATCATCGCCTGCATGCTCACCATGCTGTAATGGACTACCCTTATGAAGAAAAGGTAGCCGCAGAGGAGCAAGAGAAAAGTCGTGGTCACGTAGGCGATGGGCGACTTGAAATAGTTGGCGAGGTCCTTTTTCAGTATGGTAATCAATTGTTCACACCTCCCTTTTTCACGATCTCGGTGAATATCTCCTCAAGGGTGAGCTGAATGGGGCGGAGCTCATAGAGGGCAAGGCCTTCATTCACAAGCTTTTCAGCAATTTCTTTCCTTATGAGCATGTTCTTTTCCGTTTGAAGGCTGATGCCAAAAATGTCCTCCCTGAGAGGCGTCACCTTGTCCACTTTCAAGACTCCCCTTATGTCTGGAAGAAGGCTTTCGATCTTCTCCTGCGGCCCGGCCACTTCAAGGTAGACCCTGTCGGAGATCTGGAGGGTGTCGGAGAGGTGCTGCGGCGTGTCTATCGTAAGAATTCTGCCGTTGTTGATGATTATGACGCGCTCACAGGTCTTGGCCACCTCGTCAAGGATATGGGAGGAGAGTATGACGGTGGACTTTCCGGCAAGGCTCTTTATCAGTGTCCTTATCTCGACAATCTGGTTGGGATCCAGCCCCACGGTGGGCTCATCAAGGATGAGCACGTCGGGCTCGTTTATGATTGCCTGGGCGATGCCCACGCGCTGGCAGTACCCCTTTGAAAGCCTCCCTATCAGGTTTTCTGCCTCTTCGGAGAGGCCGCATTTGTCGATGATGGCGGCAATTGAGCTCTTCCTCTCTCTCGGGGGGACTCCTTTAATGGCGGCCACAAAGTGGAGGAACTCGACGACTTTCATATCCTTGTAAAGGGGAAAGTTTTCCGGCAGGTAGCCTATGCGTTTTCTCACTTCAAGCGATTGCTCAAAGATGTCGTAGCCGGCCACTTTGGCCTCCCCGCTTGTGGGAGGAAAATAGCCTGTCAGTATCCTCATGGTAGTCGTCTTTCCCGCCGCGTTGGGGCCGAGAAAGCCCAGGATTTCACCCTTTTCCACTTCGAAGGTGACGTCATTGATGGCGCACTTCTCTCCGTAGAACTTGGTGAGGCCTTTTGCTGATATCACTGCTATCCCTCCTTTGCCTGATACGATTCTTGTTCAGAAAAAAAACCATGCAATTCTTGCGAACGTGCACAGCAGAGAAAAAT encodes:
- a CDS encoding ABC transporter permease subunit, producing MITILKKDLANYFKSPIAYVTTTFLLLLCGYLFFIRVVHYSMVSMQAMMNPMYAKSLLINDQIVVPLLNNTAFLMLFFTPLFTMRLFSEEKKLGTLELLFTYPLTETQLIFGKLFSCAAVVLLGGLLTATFPLTLFKYVQNMDWSSVITGYLGIVLMSIAAISIGMWISSLTDSQIVAAFSTFASLLMFWIIGWTGTASPGPLSKFLTSISFLDNFDNFTKGVIDLNSVLFFVCFSILFLYLTYYNLISRKWRG
- a CDS encoding ATP-binding cassette domain-containing protein; protein product: MISAKGLTKFYGEKCAINDVTFEVEKGEILGFLGPNAAGKTTTMRILTGYFPPTSGEAKVAGYDIFEQSLEVRKRIGYLPENFPLYKDMKVVEFLHFVAAIKGVPPRERKSSIAAIIDKCGLSEEAENLIGRLSKGYCQRVGIAQAIINEPDVLILDEPTVGLDPNQIVEIRTLIKSLAGKSTVILSSHILDEVAKTCERVIIINNGRILTIDTPQHLSDTLQISDRVYLEVAGPQEKIESLLPDIRGVLKVDKVTPLREDIFGISLQTEKNMLIRKEIAEKLVNEGLALYELRPIQLTLEEIFTEIVKKGGVNN